The window tgatatgcaattggtgcataataaagaacaaaatatctgcGTTTCATAATAGTGTCTAAAGCTGACCAAACTttccaacgttaagggtaaagttgctcttggctgccaacattagaggtaaaattgcacaattttaaacattagaggtaaaattgctcttgtctATAAACGTTAGGGGGTATTTGTGCACCTTACCCTAATATAAAACCATATGCGGACTAATTTCTctaaatttcaaatataaatcaataacatagattatagatcaagctaaaaataaaaatgctcTGAAAATAACCAACCACAGTATGATTTAGACAATATTCCACAACAAGATTCTACTAGGATTTCAGCAATCAATAATCTCTAAACGTATTTCGATAACAGACAAAAACATTAGAAAAGAACCGCATCAATAAACTCTACAAACACACAATTCACATCACACACATGAACtccttaaataaataaaaaattatatataaaaaagcatTACGTGAACCATCATCGTGGTCTAGTAAGCATTCCAAAACCTAATACCGTACAACAAAATCTCAAAGGATCTCTTGTAATTATCCAATAACTAGTTAGGATTAAGGTATAATTTCCCTCCATAGCAAATAGAACATCTGATCGATCTACGAATCCAATGAGTTATTTGATGAAACTGAAAATTGAAGAGAAAAAGAGACTAACCCTGAAAGAGATAAGAGAGTTGTTGAAGAATTGTATAGATAACAATGTTTGATATCTCAGCCTATAAACGGGTTGGACACTTATTTATAGTTACGTGCCTTGCTAATTCTAAGTAAttgtaacataaaaaaaaaattaatattgaaactctcttattttttttaaacttggAAGTTTCTTCACTATATCCAATTTGTAAATTATAGGATTTATATGCATTTTCAAATCATGTCTTCAATTTCTCGtaggatttgattttttttttcttatttgagTATCGACTTAAAGTTTCATTATTTTGCTAACccgttataaattttttttttgctagcCCATATCTTACGAGTTAATTAGGTCTCTAATCTTCTAAAACTACCAACCTATACATTGAAAGTTAAATGAAACGTTTTAGTGGTTACAATTGGAATTTAAGTctcattaataaaaattaattcatGGAATTAATTCCTCattaagtaaataattaattctaaagtcaatgaaataaaatattttctataGTCTCCCTTCTCTGCCTATATTTTGACTTTCCCCCTCAGTCCGAAAACATAGAAAACATCGGACTGCAGAAATTCTATTTGGTCTCTGCATTTTCGTTTTCCTATCTTTCttcttatgtttgtttttcATTCTTGCTGACGATAATTTGATATGCACGATTAGAGTTCGGTTTATGCTTTTATTGTATCTTGGGAGACGATTGCCAATTGCGGTAAAATCTGTCTTAAGGAGACTAATTTCATTAGGTCTCgaaatcttcttcttctattcaTTCAATCTATTTGAAGTGTTCTTATATccaatttattgtaatttttttattatttctacactttaattttataaaattattatttcgtTCATGTTGTCATTTCTTTACGAATTGATATTGCTAACAGTTTTGAGAACCATGATCGGAAGTTTTCATTTTTAGTAGGATTTGACCtttttgtattttaatattttattttgaaaaaatttcaaaaagataCTCGTGATTTCGTACTTTGACACTTTGGCAactatggaattttttttttttgtgacaaaatgatatttatgtttttttatgtcacaaaaaaaaagatGTTTTAATGACACTGTTAAAGTCGaataaatatttttagtatAACTATTGAGTTAATAATGTGGTGGAAGAGTTTATTTTCCAATTTATATTCTCTTATGTAAtttatttgtaatacaaaaatAATGCACGGTAAAGcgatattttaaaataataatcaagATAAAACTCATTGTATTTTCTCAATCATTTTTTTTCCAGTAAAATTGATGACTTGAAGTGATTTGGATTATCTGAAGAAATAGCGAAATAAAAGATTTAGGTAGAGGAAAGtgattgaagaaaaaaaatgtccAACTTTAATAATATTACTAAGTGATATAGGATAAAAATGATTGGGCCTAGACAAACGCCCGACCGAATCTAATATGTGAGCCTGAACTAAGGGCCCATATCAAAGCAAGATAAAAGAATTGGGATGTACAGCTAAATAGAAGCTTTAGCAGAAAGTGATTCAGCTTAACACGTGACCAATGGGTGCTTCGGACTTCAAAATACACTTATGTTCCCTAGATCACGTCGTATATTATGGAATGatataaaggaaaagaagtttGAAGCCAACCATAAGTCTACACGTGGAAATGCGCAGTACCAAACTCAATCAAGAGCTGACACGTGTAAAATACATTACACTTTAAGTATGTAATCATCTATAAAAAGCACTGGAAACAGAGCTCCATGTAcgttttactattttcacattctCTCactaatttcttttaatttcatACTTACTCCTAAGTATCTTACTGACTTAAGCATAGGACAGGGGACGCTAGATTCCGACCCTTCCCTAACTGTTTTCGGTTGGTTCAGGTGGCCGACAGATAGATCAAAAAGAATTGTTCATAATTGAAGACATCAATTGGTACGATGAACATGAACAATTTACGTGCAAATGGCTCATCTACATAGCTTTGTGGTTCAGCCAGTTCTCCAGCAAACTATTGACATTCCAAGAACTTTGGCTGCATCTAATTGTGGCCTGGTTGATGCCAGCAACAATCCACTGGAACAGTTGCACATTTCTCTGGCTCTACATCAAAGAATTGATGCTTGTCTGGGATCCTTAAACCATGAACAACGTCACTTCATGGATGGTCTTAAAAAATTGATATACAATATTGGATCAGTCTAGGAGTCCATGCACATTCTCAGAGCGGAGCATGCAACCCAGATGGAAGTCACGTGAATTGAGATTAGGGAGGCAAGAGAGGCTGGCAGGTATGGAGATAGGCATGGATCCACGACTTGCTCTATGGGATACCATGACGTCCGAACTTGTCCGAAGAAGAGAGAAATCTTAGAGGAATCTCAACCAGAAGTGATCCGTGGATGATAAAGCAAAAGCATGACAATCCTTCATACCAAAGACGTTATCGGTCACCTTCACCTTTTAAGCAGATTCCAAAGCCTGAAAGTTCCAGATCTTCAAAATGACATAGAGGTGTTTGTCATGATTCCCCCAAATTCTTGATTCATCGTTATGAAGCAAACCGAATGAGACCAGAGGTTTCTAAATCTCCAAATTGAAGAAACTAAAGGCCAAAACCCAGACCGAATGTGGATGAGGCAAGTTCATTGAAGGAAGAAGTGTTCAATCTCATAAAGAAATAGTTGCATCATGCCATAAAGGACGGATTGTTAGAGTCAAGGATGTCAGAGATTACTGATATGGATACTCCTCTTAGCGCAGAAATCATGATTCAACCTATGCCAAGAGGAAATATCCATTTCTCAAAGACTATAATGGTATCATTCACCCTACTCTTTACGTGAAAAAAATTCTTAAGGCTCTTCAGACTATGACAGCAACTAATGCCCTCATGTGCCGATTATTTCGACAACTTTGAAAGACTTGCCTTGAGAACTTCCCCGGTTACTGAGTCTGTGATTTCATTGGTTGTATTTGCTTCCATCTTGAAATGCTCTTTCATTAACTGTGTATTAGTATGACAAGTTGTTGCCTGGCTCCATCAGATCCTTTAAACAAATGTCAAAAGAATTTGTTGATCATTTCATCACTTCTCCAAGAAGGATTGTTATCAATCCTTGCATCTTTCGCAGAATCGTTTAATTGTTAGAAGTCAAGTTTGATGcataatttatattaaaaattaatttggaattAATAACTTCACTGGCACACCCGTACAATCACTCGCAAAAGCCAATGTTAAAATCGGGATATTCCAAAAATATCGTAACAATTACTTTTATAAACTGgggattaattttatttaacttaCTTAGTTGTGATAAAAGATAAATGTTTTTATATAGTTAAATTTACTATGTCAGATAAATCAAATAGCTTAATAATGAATAAttcatttattaataaattatgttCCAAAACAATTATCTATCGAATAACCTATTATCCATCAAGCCTTGATTTTAGTATTttgttagagcatctccaacagtctTTTAAGttgactcttaagttaaaatttgagaaggaagaatgaaaaatcagctccaatagtctcttagtggctcctcaaatcaataAGAGCCTCTCCATTCTCTCTATTATtagagagcctctctccacctcttagtgtctcttaatttatttttttattaataatttattattgaggagtctctctcctcacactattggtaaatataataacaattaataattttaatgataaagtaataaatagggttaaagtgcaaaaatacccctaaagttttgggtcaagagcaaatttacccctaacgtctaaaattgtgcaaaaaTACATCTAATGTTGGAagtaaagagcaattttacccctaatgttgataaattgggtcaatttgagaaataattcatcaaactgtcttcttagtcatgaatcttgtcatctacacttcacatgtgcgtcattttatcagtaacaaatcacaaacatatgttgggatgtgaaaaaaaattaaaaaatataatgcctttttgtacgaattagacaaaaaataaattcaaaaaattcaccgaatttataaatattaatcaccaattctattattaaattataaaaaacgtgaaatctttttttagaacggaTTGTTATGCAAGAACggattgttatgcaattggggCAGAATAATGAGCAAAAATATGCGTTTTATAATATGTccgaaattgatccaatttatcaacgttaggggtaaaattgctattggctttcaacgttaagggtaaaattgtaccattttagacgttaggggtaaaattgctcctgacccaaaatgttaggggtaattGCATCTTAACCCCAATAAATAAGGAGTAAATATAAGGCGTGTTGTTGGAGATAAAATATcctagtcactcttaaatcactaagatcCAGTACACTAAAAGTCACTTGAAGATGTTCTCAATTTtattagataatttttttttttattaatgtctTCATCTATCAAGCCATGATTTTAGTCCTATGTTATTTCcaaaatgaatttgagaatcaattgcatataattataaaaatagaaaaggaaaacaatatttatataacggttaaaaatggAAAGTTAAGGTAGGATTTGGAATTATTATAGTAGGTACACACTAAAGCATAGGAATAAATTTTGGTAATATTTCTAGTTTAGTGGCATAATTTTAGTTTACCATCTTATATTTAAGGAAGTTTAGAAAGCTAACGTGAGAGTCCCTAAATTTAGAGAGTCAATCTACTTTTCGAATCAAATTCAAGGAGTTTCTAATATATTAAGCATACTATTTAAGAGTAAAAATCTAATTGATATTTATGAGAATATAGAAAGAAAAACGCGGTTCCGAGTAAGGCAACACTAAAATGATCTAAACTTGTGCTCATGTTTAAGCCTAAAACCCTTTGCTCGCACTCCTTTTTCTTTGCTGAACTTTCATTTTAGTTTCCATTCAGACTAGAACTTGCAAGCCATGAAGAGGAAGTTCCATTTCGAGCAATCAAATGGAGTAGAAGAAGCAGACTCAGACTTGTATAATCATGGAGTAGAGTGGCATAGAGGGTCACTGATTGGAAAAGGAGGGTACGGGTCTGTTTATATAGCGGAGTTGAAAAACCCAAATTCAAGAAACGAAGCTTTTCCAGAGTTAATGACGATCAAATCAGCCAAGGTTTCTGCATCAAGTTCACTTAAAAAGGAGAAACGAGTACTCGACGATCTTCGTGGTTGTCCTTATATCATCGATTGCTATGGTGAAGAAACTACTACAACTAAGAAAGGTAAGATGATTTACAATTTATTACTCGAATATGCTTCTGAAGGAACCCTCGATTCTCTTATTAAGCAATCAGGGGGTTGTGGATTGCATGAATCAGATGTGAGGAGATATACAAGATGTATTCTTAAAGGAATTGATTATATCCATAGTCGTGGATATGTGCATTGTGATTTGAATCCTGCTAATGTGTTGCTTGTATCCGATGAAAATTGGGAAACTTTTGTCCCTAAAATTGGGGATTTTGGGTTAGCTAAGAGACTGGTTAAGAGTAAACAAATGGAATTTTATTCTAGTTTAGAAGGGACTCTTCGCTATATGGCTCCAGAGACTATAATCGATGAGATTCAAGAGTATCCATGTGATATTTGGGCGCTTGGGTGCATTGTTTTAGAGATGTTAACTGGGAAAAAGGTTTGGATAGGTATggaaattgatgaaatttttgCAAAGATTAGTTACCTTTACCAATTTCCTAATATTCCTCCACAAATTTCAGAGGAAGCCAAAGATTTCCTGAAAGGGTGTTTTGTGAGAAACCCTATGTTGAGGTTCAGTGCTGGGTTGCTATTGATTCATCCTTTTGTATATGATGATGAAATTAGAGAAAATTCGGATGAAGAAAGGGTTAAATTCTTGCTCATCCTTGGAAAATGTTGATGACAATTGTAAGGTAGATAAAAAGCAAGAATAATAGGTCATGTTCTTTGTTGCTTAATTTCACTATCAATCAGTTCAATTTAATAATCAGTTTAGtttaataatttatcattacttattatacttataattatttttataattattttttcattattattattatcactattattagaaccattattaattttatcaaaattttattttaattattgctatttttaaaggattatattgaatttcaatagaattcagttcagtttttttttcaGTCATAAAGAACAAAACCAACTTGATAGAGTAAAAGTAAATAGTGAAAATAAATGTgttattgaataatttaatttatcattttgtttttaAACAAACCTCATTTATGCACACAAATgcaaatatttttacaattaaataaaaggtaaattaaaaaaaaactctatgCTTTCACATTTATCAAACTAGtatgtgtaaaaaaaattatccaaacaATGACTGAGGTTTTCGTTTATCAGTTtgacaaaacatgaaaatacataaatttttttgaaatttaccttAAATAAATGATGCCAAACTTATGAGTATCTTGCTATTTCCTCTCTCAATCttattaaaagaaaatcaaTAATGATTATTcctttaaataattattagatgtaattgaagagaaaaaaatatcacaaataatgtacatatgttaatatataaaaatattatttaaaattctcaaaaactAATTAgaatacataaaaaaataaattattctttTTAACCACTATAGCAATTTaaattttcaataaattttctttttgcttcgggttttttttttttttttttttttgtaaattgagTAATCACACCAAACTCATATAAGGGAAAATAAATATGGTCGTAAGAAAATCAATACATCAATTAAAAGGGGAGACTATATAAAAATcgaggtaaattacacccatggccacttaattttacacattttaacattgtggcaactgaatttcaattattaatgtgatcactgaactttacacttttttacACTGGTGGCaattcaattttaactaacttctcaaactAACCGTTAacgatttcaaaatgaaaatattcaagaattaaaattgttcagaacaacatttaccatgaaaccacatttttatttttcaaaatcacattttttggagctttctctctctacaaattctctttctctcctaacaaaataacacataaatgacctcaaaacgaaaattttcaagaattaaagttccttagaatatcattacgctttggattttttatttttaggccgtcaagggtcgttttgaggcattgagtggccaccggtattaaaaaatgtaaaattcagtggcgatacttttaagaattgaaattcaatgaccataatattaaatggataaagt is drawn from Euphorbia lathyris chromosome 9, ddEupLath1.1, whole genome shotgun sequence and contains these coding sequences:
- the LOC136205973 gene encoding mitogen-activated protein kinase kinase kinase 20-like gives rise to the protein MKRKFHFEQSNGVEEADSDLYNHGVEWHRGSLIGKGGYGSVYIAELKNPNSRNEAFPELMTIKSAKVSASSSLKKEKRVLDDLRGCPYIIDCYGEETTTTKKGKMIYNLLLEYASEGTLDSLIKQSGGCGLHESDVRRYTRCILKGIDYIHSRGYVHCDLNPANVLLVSDENWETFVPKIGDFGLAKRLVKSKQMEFYSSLEGTLRYMAPETIIDEIQEYPCDIWALGCIVLEMLTGKKVWIGMEIDEIFAKISYLYQFPNIPPQISEEAKDFLKGCFVRNPMLRFSAGLLLIHPFVYDDEIRENSDEERVKFLLILGKC